The Sphingorhabdus sp. Alg231-15 genome has a segment encoding these proteins:
- a CDS encoding alcohol dehydrogenase catalytic domain-containing protein has protein sequence MTSMQQLTFIKPKQFEWHEVPAATIENAGEAIVRPLAVTRCDLDLYMASGMYPMKGPFAFGHEIAGEVVEIGDGVTGFVPGDRVIVPFQINCGSCDNCRRGWTNACTTVEPFAAYGFAPTGDRKWGGGLSDLVNVPFADAMLVKIPDNVSITSAAAISDNAGDGYRTVAEPLAQRPGADILIVGGLAQSVGLFSVQAARALGAGRIVYRDYDADRLAKAKALGAEAIQTQYGPDLRATEEFPIVVEAAGLPDALVFALRSTQPCGICSGVSAGMSNQTNIPLRSMYMKGITYTISRVHARAEIDHLLDCAHCGSITPDEVITRSVPFSQAADAMMDPDIKIVFERD, from the coding sequence ATGACCAGTATGCAGCAACTCACTTTCATCAAACCCAAGCAGTTTGAATGGCACGAGGTTCCGGCAGCAACCATCGAAAATGCTGGCGAAGCTATTGTCCGGCCGCTTGCCGTTACCCGCTGCGATCTGGATCTGTATATGGCCAGCGGCATGTATCCGATGAAAGGGCCATTTGCCTTTGGTCATGAAATTGCCGGTGAGGTGGTCGAGATTGGCGATGGCGTAACAGGCTTTGTTCCCGGAGATCGCGTAATCGTGCCGTTTCAGATAAATTGTGGTTCGTGTGACAATTGCCGGCGGGGCTGGACCAATGCCTGCACCACGGTCGAGCCTTTTGCGGCTTATGGTTTCGCGCCCACAGGTGATCGAAAATGGGGTGGCGGATTGAGCGATCTCGTCAACGTGCCTTTTGCTGACGCAATGCTGGTGAAAATTCCGGACAATGTTTCAATCACTAGCGCGGCGGCGATCTCTGACAATGCGGGCGATGGCTATCGTACCGTGGCAGAGCCACTGGCACAGCGGCCGGGGGCAGACATATTAATCGTCGGCGGCCTAGCGCAGAGCGTTGGCTTGTTCTCCGTTCAAGCGGCCCGCGCGCTCGGGGCAGGCCGGATCGTCTATCGTGACTATGATGCCGACCGGCTGGCCAAGGCCAAGGCACTGGGCGCAGAGGCTATCCAGACCCAATATGGCCCAGACTTGCGAGCAACCGAGGAATTCCCGATTGTCGTTGAGGCAGCCGGCCTGCCCGATGCCCTTGTCTTTGCGCTGCGATCCACACAGCCCTGTGGAATTTGCAGCGGCGTGTCAGCGGGCATGAGCAATCAGACCAATATTCCGCTGCGCTCCATGTATATGAAAGGGATCACCTACACGATCAGCCGCGTTCATGCCCGTGCGGAAATCGACCATCTGCTCGACTGCGCCCATTGCGGCAGCATTACGCCGGATGAGGTGATCACCCGTTCTGTGCCCTTTTCTCAGGCAGCAGATGCCATGATGGATCCGGATATCAAGATCGTTTTTGAAAGGGATTGA
- a CDS encoding LysR substrate-binding domain-containing protein → MSIDWDTVRCFIEVAEKRSLMAAAAALDMSNATLGRKIDALEVAVGLQLLLRGPSGVTLTEEGEELLGLAKAGGDHLFQMERLAFSLQSGRRALPIRISATEIMVSAILAPNLPNLLAQHPGLIVDLTMSTELADLNRREADIAIRLMRPKSEGLIARRLPEITSCLYVSPDYLKGRSPDALNLYEEKLVGLNDKFGDIPELRWMKKLGLPQSLSAQTSSVYALLEMAKSGAAIAMLPDFLARRHGLVAIASPPTPPRKPWIVFHRDNRRNPQIKAVGAWITKCCRDSFGLD, encoded by the coding sequence ATGTCTATCGATTGGGATACAGTGCGCTGCTTCATCGAAGTGGCTGAGAAACGGTCGCTGATGGCGGCGGCTGCCGCACTGGATATGTCCAACGCCACTTTAGGACGCAAAATTGATGCGCTGGAGGTAGCGGTAGGACTGCAACTGCTTCTGCGCGGCCCCAGCGGAGTCACACTAACCGAAGAGGGTGAGGAATTGCTCGGGCTGGCCAAAGCCGGCGGTGATCATCTGTTCCAGATGGAGCGGCTAGCATTTTCGCTGCAATCGGGCCGGCGGGCGCTTCCGATCCGGATATCGGCGACCGAAATAATGGTATCTGCGATACTCGCACCAAATTTGCCAAATTTATTGGCGCAACATCCTGGGCTGATTGTCGATTTGACCATGTCCACAGAACTGGCGGATCTTAATCGGCGTGAGGCGGATATTGCTATCCGGCTGATGCGACCCAAAAGTGAAGGTTTGATTGCCCGACGCCTCCCAGAAATCACCTCTTGCTTATATGTCTCACCGGACTATCTGAAGGGGCGCTCGCCCGACGCCCTCAACCTGTATGAAGAAAAACTGGTCGGTTTGAACGATAAATTTGGCGATATACCGGAATTGCGCTGGATGAAGAAACTAGGATTGCCGCAGTCTTTATCGGCGCAAACCAGTAGTGTTTACGCCTTGCTTGAAATGGCAAAATCCGGCGCGGCCATTGCCATGCTTCCCGATTTTCTCGCCCGGCGTCATGGACTGGTCGCGATTGCATCACCGCCGACTCCGCCACGAAAGCCGTGGATTGTCTTTCACCGTGACAACCGGCGCAATCCCCAGATCAAGGCGGTAGGGGCGTGGATCACCAAATGCTGTCGTGACAGCTTTGGCCTAGACTAA
- a CDS encoding LuxR C-terminal-related transcriptional regulator, which yields MTRPGFSIILIYALILGLAAFALQWLEYRFFMQSISTELYIVVLATLFVSLGIWVGHRLTAKEKAKAFERNGPALKSLGISNRELEVLEAMAQGQSNKEMARTLGISPNTIKTHVAHLFEKLAVDRRMLAIEKARSLHLIP from the coding sequence ATGACACGGCCGGGTTTCAGCATCATCCTGATCTATGCCCTGATTTTGGGCTTGGCGGCTTTTGCGCTGCAGTGGCTGGAATACCGGTTTTTCATGCAGAGCATTTCAACCGAGCTGTACATCGTCGTGCTGGCAACTTTGTTCGTATCTTTGGGAATATGGGTTGGACATCGATTGACGGCCAAGGAAAAGGCCAAAGCCTTTGAACGCAATGGTCCGGCCCTAAAATCTCTTGGCATTTCAAACCGGGAGCTGGAAGTACTCGAAGCCATGGCGCAGGGGCAATCCAATAAGGAAATGGCACGTACCCTTGGTATTTCGCCCAATACAATCAAGACCCATGTGGCCCATTTGTTTGAAAAACTGGCCGTGGACCGGCGCATGCTGGCTATAGAAAAGGCGCGATCACTGCATCTCATTCCGTAG
- a CDS encoding tetratricopeptide repeat protein: protein MATAGLTVDEQKAVEEFQQAVVAPSMDKLVILDFWAEWCGPCKALTPVLEKVAANYADKGVMLAKVNVDENKFIASQFQVQSIPTVYAIFQGKPVADLTSARTESQLGQILDQLLEQLPVGAGGGEPKQDIAPLLAMGEDVLGQGDGERAAGIFAQIVDMAPDNAEAVGGLIRAMVLAGHLPEAEAALAGVPEAMASDPAIERAGSALALAKDKPDDSAAAALQSAVDANPGDHQARFDLASAMIASGDHDGAAEHLLTIIEADKEWNEGAARAKLLSLFEVVGLEDEWVSATRRKLSAILFG, encoded by the coding sequence TTGGCGACAGCAGGTTTAACAGTAGACGAACAAAAGGCGGTTGAAGAGTTTCAGCAAGCCGTAGTCGCGCCTAGCATGGACAAACTGGTGATCCTGGATTTCTGGGCAGAATGGTGCGGACCGTGCAAGGCGCTGACCCCCGTGCTTGAGAAGGTCGCCGCCAATTATGCCGACAAGGGCGTGATGCTGGCAAAGGTCAATGTCGATGAAAATAAATTCATCGCATCACAGTTTCAGGTCCAGTCGATTCCCACTGTTTATGCGATATTTCAAGGCAAACCGGTCGCCGACCTGACGTCTGCACGGACCGAGAGCCAGTTGGGACAGATTCTCGATCAGCTGCTGGAACAGCTTCCGGTTGGCGCAGGAGGTGGAGAACCGAAACAAGACATCGCTCCGCTGCTGGCCATGGGTGAAGACGTGCTCGGTCAGGGCGATGGCGAACGGGCGGCAGGCATCTTTGCCCAAATCGTTGATATGGCACCTGATAATGCCGAAGCGGTCGGCGGATTGATTCGCGCGATGGTGCTGGCAGGCCACCTGCCTGAAGCCGAAGCGGCTCTCGCCGGAGTTCCCGAAGCCATGGCCAGTGATCCTGCGATTGAACGTGCTGGATCTGCCCTCGCATTGGCAAAGGACAAACCGGATGACAGCGCGGCGGCAGCCTTGCAATCTGCCGTTGATGCCAATCCCGGCGATCATCAGGCGCGCTTTGATCTCGCCAGCGCAATGATAGCATCAGGCGACCATGATGGCGCTGCAGAGCATCTATTGACAATTATTGAAGCCGACAAGGAATGGAATGAAGGGGCAGCGCGAGCAAAACTGCTGTCGTTGTTCGAAGTGGTCGGCCTTGAAGACGAATGGGTTTCAGCAACACGGCGCAAGCTTTCTGCGATATTGTTCGGATAG
- a CDS encoding crotonase/enoyl-CoA hydratase family protein — protein MSVTVDKHGDVALITMDDGKANAVNFDLMLALNDALDKAESDAKAIVLAGREGRFSGGFDLKAMANFKPEDAARLLDRASELLLRLYGGPLPVVGACAGHAIAMGTFLLLACDTRVGAEGDFKLGANESATGMKLPVFALELARDRLSPHHLTRAMVQAFIYDPKGAVEAGYLDMLTAPEKVVEQSLAIAGQLTSLSTRAYAYQKAALRKPTLDAIRASIGNHPNL, from the coding sequence ATGAGCGTGACGGTCGATAAACATGGCGATGTCGCTTTGATCACCATGGATGATGGCAAGGCCAATGCGGTCAATTTTGATTTGATGCTGGCGCTCAATGATGCGCTTGATAAAGCCGAATCTGATGCCAAGGCGATTGTTCTGGCCGGGCGAGAGGGGCGTTTCTCTGGCGGCTTTGATTTGAAAGCGATGGCGAATTTCAAACCTGAAGATGCCGCGCGATTGCTGGACCGGGCCAGTGAACTGTTGTTGCGCCTTTATGGTGGTCCTTTGCCGGTGGTTGGCGCCTGTGCGGGCCATGCTATTGCGATGGGTACATTTCTGCTTCTCGCCTGTGATACACGCGTCGGGGCAGAAGGGGATTTCAAACTTGGTGCCAATGAATCAGCGACGGGCATGAAATTGCCAGTCTTTGCGCTCGAACTGGCGCGGGATCGGTTAAGCCCGCATCACTTGACCAGAGCCATGGTGCAGGCCTTTATCTATGACCCGAAGGGTGCCGTGGAGGCGGGCTATCTTGATATGCTGACTGCGCCGGAAAAGGTGGTTGAACAATCATTGGCAATTGCCGGACAGCTCACATCATTGTCGACCCGTGCCTATGCCTATCAAAAGGCCGCACTGCGCAAACCCACTCTCGATGCGATCAGGGCGAGTATCGGCAATCATCCCAACCTTTAG
- a CDS encoding LON peptidase substrate-binding domain-containing protein, which produces MTDSKRISIFPLAGALLFPGMHLPLHIFEERYRALINDAMARDRQIGMIQPKTDGDVPQLFDIGCVGKIIDIEAMDDGRFNIVLEGVSRFKVIEELDASTAFRQVLAKIEENAELDEVLASAERAALEIESRKFADLQGYQVDWDSIGRLDDMSFVNGIAQIAPFDAASKQALLEVDGLSNRAELIIQLLEFFGRQDGDEGRVTLQ; this is translated from the coding sequence ATGACGGATAGCAAACGCATCTCCATATTTCCCCTGGCCGGCGCATTGCTGTTCCCCGGCATGCATCTGCCGCTGCACATATTTGAAGAGCGTTACCGCGCACTGATTAACGACGCGATGGCCCGGGATCGGCAAATCGGAATGATCCAGCCGAAAACGGATGGAGATGTGCCGCAACTGTTCGACATCGGCTGTGTTGGCAAGATTATCGACATTGAAGCGATGGATGATGGTCGGTTCAATATCGTGCTGGAAGGCGTTTCGCGGTTCAAGGTGATTGAGGAGCTAGATGCGTCCACGGCTTTTCGCCAAGTGCTGGCGAAAATCGAAGAAAATGCGGAACTGGACGAGGTACTCGCCAGTGCCGAACGGGCTGCACTGGAAATTGAATCGCGCAAATTTGCTGATCTGCAGGGCTATCAGGTCGACTGGGACAGCATCGGACGGCTCGATGATATGTCCTTCGTCAACGGCATTGCCCAGATTGCTCCTTTTGACGCCGCGTCAAAACAGGCCTTGCTCGAAGTCGACGGATTGTCCAATCGCGCTGAACTGATCATACAGCTGCTGGAATTTTTTGGACGGCAGGATGGTGATGAGGGCCGGGTTACCCTGCAATGA
- a CDS encoding MarC family protein, translating into MTELFVSAFITFFVVIDPPGCAPIYASLTGDATAKQRRNMAIRAIVVAAIILAVFAAFGEQLLSALGISLDSFRIAGGIMLFIIALEMVFEKRTQRREDRAQDIIDKPEIEDVSIFPMAMPMIAGPGSIAAVMLLMARHEGLESTFVILGALGAVLLLTLAGLLLAGPMMRILGHKVEQVITRVLGVLLGALAVQFVVDGLKASF; encoded by the coding sequence ATGACCGAGCTTTTTGTTTCCGCCTTCATCACCTTTTTCGTAGTGATTGATCCGCCCGGCTGTGCGCCTATTTATGCCAGTCTGACGGGCGATGCCACGGCCAAACAGCGCCGCAACATGGCGATCCGCGCCATTGTGGTCGCAGCGATTATCCTCGCGGTTTTTGCGGCCTTTGGCGAGCAATTGCTGAGCGCGCTGGGGATCAGCCTTGACAGTTTCCGCATCGCCGGCGGGATCATGCTGTTCATCATCGCATTGGAAATGGTGTTTGAAAAACGCACCCAGCGCCGCGAAGATCGGGCGCAGGATATTATTGATAAGCCGGAAATCGAGGATGTCTCGATTTTTCCGATGGCGATGCCAATGATTGCCGGACCCGGGTCAATTGCCGCGGTGATGCTGCTGATGGCGCGGCATGAAGGTCTCGAAAGCACGTTCGTGATTCTAGGCGCTTTGGGCGCGGTTTTGCTGCTGACGCTCGCTGGGCTGCTTCTCGCCGGGCCAATGATGCGGATATTGGGTCATAAAGTGGAGCAGGTCATTACCCGCGTACTTGGCGTGTTGCTTGGCGCGCTCGCGGTTCAATTTGTGGTGGACGGGCTCAAGGCGAGCTTTTGA
- a CDS encoding Trm112 family protein, which yields MSNQPTGKFDVTLLDILVCPATRKPLVYDADAQELISDAAGVAYPIKRGIPVMLIEEARRL from the coding sequence ATGAGCAACCAGCCGACCGGTAAGTTTGACGTCACATTACTGGACATATTGGTCTGCCCTGCGACGCGAAAACCGCTGGTCTATGACGCCGACGCACAGGAGCTGATTAGCGATGCGGCTGGCGTAGCCTATCCGATCAAGCGCGGTATACCGGTAATGCTGATCGAAGAAGCCCGCAGATTATAG
- the folD gene encoding bifunctional methylenetetrahydrofolate dehydrogenase/methenyltetrahydrofolate cyclohydrolase FolD has product MTKNGATIIDGKAYAASLRERIKAEVPKFQEQTGRAPGLAVVLVGDDAASQVYVASKHKATVAAGMESFEHCLSADTAQADLIALVEKLNADDAVDGILVQLPLPDHLDEKAVVMAIDPDKDVDGLHVINAGRLANGEEALTPCTPLGSLMLLKDQLGDLSGLNAVVVGRSILVGKPMAQLLLAENCTVTMAHSRTRDLPDVVRRADIVVAAVGRAEMVKGDWLKDGAVVIDVGINRLAPEAGKEKGRLVGDVATAEAMDHVQAITPVPGGVGPMTIAVLLRNTLVAASARAGLSKPEGL; this is encoded by the coding sequence ATGACCAAGAACGGGGCGACGATAATCGACGGCAAAGCCTATGCCGCAAGCCTTCGCGAACGCATCAAGGCCGAAGTTCCGAAATTTCAAGAACAAACAGGCCGGGCGCCAGGGCTTGCCGTGGTGCTTGTCGGCGATGACGCTGCCAGCCAGGTCTATGTCGCATCCAAGCACAAAGCGACCGTGGCCGCCGGTATGGAAAGCTTTGAGCACTGTCTGTCCGCTGATACGGCGCAGGCAGACCTGATCGCATTGGTTGAAAAACTGAACGCTGACGATGCTGTTGATGGCATATTGGTGCAGCTGCCGCTACCGGACCATCTGGATGAAAAAGCTGTCGTTATGGCGATTGATCCGGACAAGGATGTCGATGGCTTGCATGTCATCAATGCCGGGCGGCTGGCCAATGGTGAGGAAGCGCTGACGCCTTGCACACCGCTTGGCAGTTTGATGCTGCTCAAGGATCAGCTTGGTGATCTGTCAGGACTAAACGCCGTCGTCGTGGGTCGGTCGATATTGGTTGGCAAGCCGATGGCACAATTGCTGCTCGCTGAAAATTGTACCGTGACCATGGCGCACAGCCGGACGCGTGATTTACCCGATGTCGTCCGCCGCGCAGATATCGTGGTTGCCGCCGTTGGCCGCGCCGAGATGGTCAAGGGCGACTGGTTGAAAGACGGTGCGGTGGTGATTGATGTCGGTATCAACAGGCTCGCCCCCGAAGCGGGCAAGGAAAAAGGCCGATTGGTCGGTGATGTTGCCACGGCCGAAGCGATGGATCATGTTCAAGCGATCACGCCTGTTCCGGGAGGGGTTGGGCCGATGACTATTGCTGTGCTATTGCGTAACACATTGGTTGCCGCATCCGCGCGTGCAGGCCTTTCTAAGCCCGAAGGACTTTAA
- a CDS encoding DUF4199 family protein, which translates to MLRISVVYGVLSGTIVILSMLLGIISSNGQGFYASEYFGYLIMLVALSMIFVGIKRYRDLHLGGVIKFLPGFGLGLAISAIAGAIYVFVWEMYLLSTDFAFINEYTAGLIEAKKAEGVTGAALDKVIAEAEQLKVNYAKPYIRLPMTFVEIFPVGLIISLISAILLRNPKLLPAKA; encoded by the coding sequence ATGTTAAGAATTTCGGTTGTCTATGGCGTTCTATCGGGAACGATTGTCATATTGTCGATGCTGCTTGGCATCATTTCGAGCAATGGTCAGGGCTTCTACGCCTCCGAATATTTCGGATATCTGATCATGCTGGTGGCCCTGTCGATGATTTTTGTCGGGATCAAGCGCTACCGCGATCTGCATCTCGGCGGTGTGATCAAGTTTCTTCCCGGCTTCGGTCTTGGTCTCGCCATTTCAGCGATAGCAGGTGCGATCTACGTTTTTGTCTGGGAGATGTATTTGCTCAGCACAGATTTTGCCTTCATCAACGAATATACAGCTGGCCTGATCGAAGCGAAGAAGGCCGAGGGTGTAACCGGCGCTGCGCTGGACAAGGTGATTGCGGAAGCGGAGCAGTTAAAGGTCAACTACGCCAAGCCCTATATCCGCTTGCCAATGACCTTCGTCGAGATTTTTCCAGTTGGCCTGATCATCTCTCTCATTTCCGCAATCTTGCTCCGTAACCCGAAATTATTGCCTGCAAAGGCCTAG
- a CDS encoding YggT family protein, whose protein sequence is MFFALFQIIGILLNVAITVIIVQAIMSWLLAFNVINLQNDIVRAIWTTLDALTAPIYRPVRRIMPDFGSIDLTPMVVIIGIIILQDAILPPLGAALIPVL, encoded by the coding sequence ATGTTTTTCGCCCTGTTTCAGATTATCGGCATTTTGTTGAATGTCGCTATTACCGTCATCATTGTGCAAGCGATTATGAGTTGGCTACTCGCATTTAACGTAATCAACCTGCAAAATGACATTGTGCGAGCGATCTGGACTACATTGGATGCGCTGACAGCTCCGATTTACCGGCCTGTCCGTCGAATCATGCCCGACTTCGGATCGATTGATCTGACGCCGATGGTCGTGATTATCGGCATCATTATCTTGCAGGATGCCATTCTTCCTCCGCTCGGTGCGGCGCTCATTCCTGTTTTATGA
- a CDS encoding VOC family protein: protein MQLGTFSISLSVKDLNTSEAFYEKLGFTKFGGDKSQNWLILKNGDTVIGLFQDMFPDNILTFNPGWDSNAETLDDYTDIRDLQKELKAKGVEFATEADPDGEGPASFTIVDPDGNPILVDQHIG, encoded by the coding sequence ATGCAACTCGGTACCTTTTCGATCAGCCTGTCCGTCAAGGATTTAAACACCTCCGAGGCCTTCTACGAGAAGCTCGGCTTTACCAAATTTGGCGGCGATAAGAGCCAGAACTGGTTGATCCTGAAAAATGGCGACACGGTGATTGGCCTGTTTCAGGATATGTTTCCGGACAATATCCTGACCTTCAATCCAGGATGGGATAGCAATGCGGAGACGCTGGATGACTATACCGATATTCGCGACCTGCAAAAGGAACTGAAAGCCAAGGGCGTGGAATTTGCCACCGAGGCGGATCCGGATGGTGAAGGCCCTGCCAGCTTCACCATAGTAGATCCCGATGGCAATCCGATCCTGGTCGACCAGCATATTGGTTAG
- a CDS encoding DUF2339 domain-containing protein — protein sequence MEILAISGIILLLVLVFDTRNVIASLRKRIEILENQERQVAVADEQTNAAEPANPAAPEPVPEAPVARAAKAAEKPEKIATPAPKQPSRRVYAPTSPPPPASPASTEPPQPRPSAAKRFEDLIGGKLPIWIGGIALIFAGFFLVRFSIEAGLFGPAARCITAALFGLLLIGLSEFGYKIPKFGKIFTDDVRIGHSIAGAGIAVLYATLYMASELYGLLGLYTALGGVIAVTILAFVLSQRHGPPTAIMGLLGGFAAPYVAGLGPESVAPLLIYLGVFTAGLFGLAIHRGWAWLALLATGGSVIWTTALLFMDLSGDVPFVGAFIVLLAIGGVLTLSRTGTSFGIPKPVMQAIPLGVGLLQLVTLAPLIEFSLISWLFFAVLAIFSIALAWRDKGLTPAVAGALGLSLAMVATAFADTGAEPLQLYAAVGLAVLFGAAGHVFALREKDGWIWALIGLAAPTAMLLLVYGLGDLGWSQNSWAAACLLTAVTTGLMAWRTRTDAAVLPPPMASGLTAILVALALWIWTPQSLGALVAIMVAAALAFWARFIGRKSVIVQSAIAIGIGGLIMLVEGFGLIEALFGSLVGETDLFSYLPEIGPAAIELLLPALAIVGITYFFRDNFGKIVAKIIAGIGLIGTGSFIYLLLKQPLAIGPIQDFVAYGFAERAVFTHLLALSGWLILRQQWGEKLATPMKSLGIALAGLALARFVYFDILLLSPTAVKQAMGPAPIANLGTLHFAAAMLWLWLYARMEIIATAMPKLMRPLEIASLLAAIAAVMVTVRQAVHGTDIASPPFTSTETYLYSAGLLVLAIAWLARGIQTTNALLRIAGLLLLTLVTFKVFLIDAAQLEGVLRILSFLGLGIALIGIGWIYGKVMRAGEDEEPAV from the coding sequence ATGGAAATACTAGCTATTTCAGGAATTATCCTCCTGCTGGTTCTGGTATTTGATACACGCAATGTCATCGCTTCGCTGCGCAAACGCATTGAGATCCTCGAGAATCAGGAACGGCAGGTTGCGGTCGCAGACGAACAGACGAATGCCGCAGAACCTGCCAATCCGGCTGCACCCGAGCCCGTGCCTGAGGCACCTGTAGCGCGGGCAGCCAAGGCAGCGGAAAAACCTGAAAAAATTGCCACACCAGCGCCGAAGCAACCATCTCGACGTGTCTATGCGCCCACTTCACCGCCACCTCCGGCATCTCCGGCCAGCACAGAGCCACCACAACCCCGCCCGAGCGCCGCGAAGAGATTTGAAGACCTGATTGGTGGCAAGCTGCCAATCTGGATAGGCGGCATCGCTCTCATATTTGCAGGATTTTTCCTTGTTCGCTTTTCGATCGAAGCCGGCTTGTTCGGCCCGGCAGCGCGCTGCATCACAGCAGCCCTGTTCGGCCTATTGCTCATCGGTCTGAGCGAATTTGGCTACAAAATTCCGAAATTCGGCAAGATATTCACCGATGACGTGCGCATTGGCCACAGTATTGCTGGCGCCGGTATCGCGGTACTCTATGCAACGCTGTACATGGCGAGCGAACTCTATGGTCTGCTTGGCCTCTATACCGCGCTTGGCGGTGTCATTGCCGTCACCATATTGGCTTTTGTCCTGTCGCAGCGTCACGGACCACCAACAGCGATCATGGGCTTGCTCGGCGGTTTTGCAGCCCCCTATGTCGCGGGATTGGGCCCGGAATCGGTTGCGCCGTTACTCATCTATCTCGGCGTATTTACCGCAGGCTTGTTTGGCCTGGCGATCCATCGCGGCTGGGCCTGGCTGGCACTGCTCGCCACTGGTGGTAGCGTGATCTGGACGACGGCACTCTTGTTCATGGACCTCAGTGGCGACGTACCCTTTGTCGGCGCATTTATCGTGTTGTTGGCTATTGGCGGCGTATTGACCCTATCGCGCACTGGCACCAGCTTCGGCATTCCCAAACCGGTTATGCAGGCTATCCCGCTAGGCGTTGGCCTGTTGCAGCTGGTCACTCTGGCGCCGCTGATAGAATTCTCGCTGATCAGCTGGCTGTTCTTTGCGGTTCTCGCCATTTTCTCCATCGCTCTCGCATGGCGCGATAAAGGCCTAACGCCCGCCGTTGCCGGTGCGCTTGGCCTATCTCTGGCGATGGTGGCCACCGCCTTCGCCGATACCGGCGCCGAGCCCTTGCAGCTATACGCAGCTGTCGGTCTGGCTGTTCTTTTCGGTGCTGCCGGACATGTATTTGCTCTGCGTGAAAAGGACGGCTGGATATGGGCCCTGATCGGCCTCGCTGCTCCGACCGCCATGTTGCTTCTGGTCTATGGTTTGGGTGATCTGGGCTGGAGCCAGAATAGTTGGGCGGCGGCATGCCTGTTGACCGCCGTCACCACCGGGCTGATGGCTTGGCGGACGCGCACAGATGCAGCCGTTCTGCCGCCACCAATGGCGAGCGGCCTGACCGCAATATTGGTTGCCCTTGCTCTTTGGATATGGACACCGCAAAGTCTGGGCGCCCTGGTCGCAATCATGGTGGCTGCGGCGCTGGCCTTCTGGGCACGCTTCATTGGCCGCAAGTCGGTCATCGTGCAATCGGCCATCGCGATCGGCATTGGCGGCCTGATCATGCTGGTCGAGGGTTTTGGTTTGATTGAAGCCCTATTCGGATCGCTCGTCGGCGAAACCGATCTCTTCAGCTACTTGCCAGAGATCGGCCCTGCGGCCATCGAACTGCTGCTACCTGCCCTGGCCATTGTCGGCATAACCTATTTCTTTCGCGATAATTTTGGCAAGATCGTCGCCAAAATCATCGCAGGCATCGGACTGATCGGCACGGGGAGCTTCATCTATTTACTGCTCAAACAGCCGCTTGCCATCGGTCCAATTCAAGATTTTGTGGCCTATGGTTTTGCCGAGCGGGCCGTCTTCACTCATTTGCTCGCACTTTCCGGATGGCTAATACTCCGACAGCAGTGGGGCGAGAAGCTGGCGACACCGATGAAATCCTTGGGCATTGCGTTGGCCGGACTGGCGCTCGCCCGCTTCGTCTATTTCGATATCCTGCTGCTCAGCCCGACTGCCGTCAAGCAGGCCATGGGTCCCGCACCAATTGCCAATTTGGGAACGCTCCACTTTGCGGCAGCGATGCTATGGCTCTGGCTCTATGCAAGAATGGAAATAATAGCGACGGCGATGCCGAAGCTGATGCGACCGCTGGAGATTGCCAGCCTCCTTGCTGCTATTGCTGCGGTGATGGTCACTGTGCGTCAGGCGGTCCATGGCACCGATATCGCCAGCCCGCCGTTCACCTCTACCGAAACCTATCTGTATAGTGCGGGATTACTTGTCCTGGCCATTGCCTGGTTGGCGCGCGGGATACAGACCACCAATGCGCTGCTACGAATTGCCGGATTGCTGTTGCTGACCCTGGTGACGTTCAAGGTTTTCCTGATCGATGCCGCGCAATTGGAAGGCGTCTTACGCATCCTGTCATTCCTCGGTTTGGGTATCGCGCTTATCGGGATTGGCTGGATATATGGCAAGGTCATGCGGGCCGGCGAAGACGAAGAACCGGCGGTTTAG